The DNA sequence AGAATCGTTCAAAGATCAACAAACTGGAGTAACCTTCTCTTTGGCTCTGATCAGGACGAACGGTTTGTCAAACTGAACGCCTCCTCATCCTCCGGCCCGGCTAACACAAGAAAGCTCTGATCATCATCGACtgtgattttaattttaattctttcaTTTGTGAGGCCGGCAAGGAACCAGGCGTGGCATGCCATGTATAGAAAATTTTCAAAGAGTTTGGTTTCAAACTTTTAACTCAGATGCACATACTTTTGTATTGTCTAATCTGATGAGAGCTTAATTGCAGCCACAGCCTCTGCTGGATTTACTCCTTCAAAAGGTTTCCCAATTCATACAGAGCTTGTTGCCGGGATGGAATCGCTTTTGGAACgtctaaaaacgctttcagaATAGCCTTGATTATATATTTTGCTTCCGGATTTAATAATGTATTATATTTTGCTTCCATGTTTTGTACTGACAGATGATTAATTTGATTCTTCATGTGTTTCTTAAATAAAAAGTGCTTCTTAATTAAAAGTGCTTCCCCAAATGCTTGCATCTTACTTAAATGGAATTAAACAGATGCAACAGAAGCAGAAACTAACTCATCATCCCCCATATCCAATTGCACATAATCCACCGGATTAGAAACTTCCTCACCACCACCAACTGCTGCCTTGCGGTACACTATGGTGATCGCCACCGCATGGTAGAGCAGCACCACCATCTGCAAAATCGTAGTTACCGCCAACAGCACAGCAATTGCCCAACTCTTCCAAGCCGCGGCCCTGGACTCCGATGCCACTTCCAAAAGCCAGCTAAACAAACCCAAAATCGAACTCAAAGCCCCAGACAGCACCATCAAACACGACACAACGCCTCTGAGTCTCATTCCACAGACCAAACGCCAGCTTCGAATCAGGGCGCCAAATCCCCACTTGGATTCCACCACAACAACCGCAAATGCCAGGCTCCACATCACTTGAAGGTAGAGCAGCAGTGCAAAGAGGCCCGCCGCAGAGACGGCCCTGAAATAGGCCGACCAAGACTCCTCCATCACTCCAACCCCCAGAGACAGAAATACTCCAAACGAAATAAAAATCGACAAGACCACAATTTGCGAGACCACAAGAGTACCCAGAAGAGGAAAGAAGGAAGCCAGACCCGACTTGATAGCCGAGTACAGTGCCACAGGCCGATCATGGAGTCCATGAAATGCATTGTGGGTGATAGACCCGACAGCACAGAGAGAGGAGATgaggagaaaaagaaggaaggtgATGAAGGTCAAAACAGTCATGTCGGGGATGGTGGGAATTGTGAGACTTACTGAGAAGGGGTTGGGGTAGAAATCAAGGAAGGCTGGGTAGGCGATGGTGGATAGGAAGAAAGTGAGGGGGAGAAGGAAGATGGCCAAGAGGTCTAAGAAGCAGGCGGTGGGGGCGTTGATTAGGCTTGGCGTTGTACTCAGTACTTGGCTTGCCATGGTTGAGTAAGGAAGAAACGGACTGTAAGGACAGTTTATGTAGTTACTACTCTCTTTGTTTCATACAAAAGCCAAAGGACCTGGAGGCCGGCACCGAGAGGTTGTGCAGTTATCCGCGCTTCACTGCATCCAAATATAAGGCCAAAATGCCGCCTTGTTAGACTCGCAATTTGGAAATtggttttaaggccaaaggcCAAAGCAATGAGTTTTTAACCATTAGAGCCTTTCACAGCATCCTAAACAAACAAACTACCAAAACCAGAGAACTCAAAGAAGCTCAAGCTTGGAGGACTAGCCATATCAAAATAACCCAGATTCAGCAAGGTGAGTTATGCACCTCGTATCAACTTTACTATCGACGGAGCTAACTGCGCAGGCAGCTTCTCCGTTGAAACAAATCGAGGGAATCATTACTTTCAGACATTACATACATATCACACATTCAAGTTGTTTTCCAATGGAGGTGCAACTGCAAGCACAATGGCTTCACTTCACATACCAATTCGAAAACAATAAAGCCAACCGTTTCCCACAATCATCAAAACACGAAAATAAGGCAACACGATTTGTATTTACAGGTCTATTTACAAATAAAGTTCGACGCTGATGAACTAAGGTGACTGACTGACCTCAAACTCCTCGTCAAGCATATGCAACCGAAACAACATGAGGGACTTTTCCGTTGTCGAAGGGCAAGCTCACATACTCCCTAGCAAACTCCTCAGCGATTTCCGTGGCAAGCTCGCCATTCACAGCCCTGCAATACATATACAACACCGCATTCGCAGCGGCATTGTAGAGCATCAGCAGCACGAGAGAAGTCGCAGTCACCACAATTTGCACCACAAACGCCCAGCTCTTCCACCCATCAGTATCCCCCTTCAAATCCAATGCCGAAACCCAACTGCAGAACCCCAAAACCCCCAAGAAAAACCCGAAAAACATCAGCAAGCACAAGGCCACCCCTCTCATTCCCTTGATCAAATTCGCACTTCGAGTCAAGGATTCAAACCCCCATTTCGATTCCAGCACAACAACCACACCAGCAAGTGTCCAATTTACTTGAAGATGGAGCAAAACCAGAAACAGAGCAGCCACAACAACTGCTACAAACCCAATGAAATAAGGCGAATAGTACTCAATTTCAAATCCCATAAGCTCAGCGCTGCGAACCACCAAGAACACGAACAGCCCGAAAAGAATAAAAACCAATAAAATGAGGATCTGGGAAATTAGAGCAGTACCCAACaggggaaggaaggaggaggcGACGGATTTGACGGCGGAGACGAGCTTAACCGGCCGGCCATAGAATCCATGAAACACACTGTAAGTGATCGACCCCAGGGCGCAGAGAGAGAAGACGACGGCGAAGAGGGAGAAAGCGAGGGCGACAAGAAGGGTTTTGGCGGGGATGATGGGTTGGCGCCGTTGGGCGTCCAAAGTTGAGATTTCGAGGAATAGCTTGGGGTTGTCTCTGACTCGATCGGCGAGAAGGTTCTGGATGGTGGGGTAGACGGTGGAGGAGAAGGCGAgagggaggaggaagaggactGAGAGGGCTAAGAAGTGGCGGGAGTGGGCGTTGACTATGCGCTTGGATTCGTTGAGGACTGTGAAAACGGTTAGAGGCGGAGATGGGGTTGCCATGGCGGATCGGAAGTGAAGAAGTTTGATGGTTTTGGAATTGCAGGTGGAAGGAAGcaaatgatgaagaagatgatgttTTGTTTGTCCTTTTCAGTTTTCTTTGGAGGAAGGTGGTTCGGATAGGATTGGATTATTCCGATGAGTTTGGGATATTTTCTTTACACATACTTTTTACATTTACTTTGTAGGACGGACTTAATAAACCTTTTTCAGTGATCAAATCGTCTATATTTCAATCATTATTCAAAGATcatcatttcaaaaaaaattgacaaatttaaaactatttacatatttatttgtagtgaagaaaatagacGAATGCGGTTTTGTAAATAACAACTAAAATGAGTAACTTTAATTCAATGGTCGTATGATTTCGAATTTGCGTAATTTTTTGTAAACATGATCGTTGAAAGAAGACTAAGAGATTAACAGTTCAAATTGTTGAAAAAAGTTACGAAGTAGGCCTTACAAAGACGGTGTCAAAATGTATGTCAATAACTATGTGGCCCTCGATCCTAACCAAAAGTTATAACAATGTGATAGAATTGAGATAGCATAATTAAAAGCATTTGTTCGTGTAAATTTTACTCACATTTGTAGATGCAAATTTATGCATTCTTTTTCTTGAACAAAATTGCACTTataaaacaatcaacacatttGGTCAAGCCCAAgaacctcacgcgcccacgatgaattgtgggactttggccgaaaaacctccgatgccaaagttagaatttagagagaaaatgtgtttagaggatttttgggagttttgtaAGAGTATCaacttagctttttagaagaaatagggtCATATGTATAAGGAATGGGGTGTAGCCAACCTTTAAGTGTGTTTtggggtgttatttggtgattcaattagcaattaatatattaattaggtataaatatattaattggctaattatcataataaaataaatgttttgggaggtttttagaggttatggaatgaggatggatgagataaatttgaacttgttacctattttgggtactcctgatttggttgatggatgatttttcactgctcgcgtgtaggagatcTGGTATGCCTCGAAGGTAATtttgtcatcttcacccaaaaatccacgtgtcgccctgtgattatttttggctccacaaatgcccccacacctgctagactgctcgtaggaaagtgcagcaggtgtagagatcttcttactCTAgaaaacttaggactgcttcctgtTTTGATGCAGATTAtctctttaatatgaaattagacccttctaggaaaaggaaataaatttctctcaaagcctatttaagtccaccttaagtgggtttttaaatcaactttggagaatgattcattctaccctacaagagagagagagcttagaggatatttgttccctctcctctagcaatcttctacatcttacCCGTGGAAAGGATCGTCTTTTGTagctttcttcatcttctccgtGTCGCACCAATGTAATAAAAACTTAAtttcttcttgtcttcttcttaggTGGTGCTGCTACGGGGTAGTCGTTGGGGTggccaggagtcggcttggCATGGGCCAAAGAGGTGATGTGGCAGAGGCCATTGCTTGAGCAGCTCGGCTTGATTGTAGCCAAGGATTGGTTCGGCATAGGACGAGGAAGTGGCATGGGATAGGCAATTGTTTGGGCTGCCACGTCTGGGCTACCTGCTgaaaatgaggaaactgcttgagtttaATTTTTCAACATTTGTTGCTTAATTAATCTTAaagcattcgatcttttgaACTATGTGGCtttcttgcactggagagcttacccagataGGTGTCAGGGatttagtttaccctctcgcactggagagcaattagtttacacTCTCGCACTGGAaaacaattagtttaccctatcgcactagagaacaattagtttatcttcTTGCATTGGAgatcaattagtttaccctctcgcactggagagcaaacccatataggtgtcggggaattggtttaccctctcgcactggagatcaattagtttatcctctcgcattggagagcaaacccatatgggtgtcagggaattggtttaccttctcgcactggaaagcaattagtttatcctctcgcactggagagcagactctttggggtgtcggggaattggtttaccctctcgcactaaaGAACaatagtttatcctctcgcactggaaatGATACCCTTTTGGGTGTtgaggaattggtttaccctatcgcactggagaacaattagtttatcctctcacactAGAGAGCAAACCCTTTtgggtgtcgaggaattggtttaccctcttgcactgcagagcaattagtttatcctctcgcaccgGAGAGTATACCCTTTTGAGGCTTAGTTGGCGCGAGAAATtgcgcaatcgcttggtcaggagcctttctacttcttcctaaatttttctttgttggggTGGCAGAGCTCTCGACTACCCTTGATCGTGATGTGCTGGTCTAAGCTGTTATTCCATATGTTCGGCTCGTTTATGCCGTGGCTGCGGTGGATGTAGtatgttcctagcaggcgaTCGTGTAACTCACAAGCTGTTGGTCgaacttgagccggattgagtgactgcttcttttCATCTGTTGTGCTGTCTGCTTCGATGTAATGTGGAGGATACTCATTACGAGCCTAGCCGTGAATGAATACTTCGCTTAGAAGACTGCTTATGTTGATTATTGGAGTACGTcctcaaccgtgaatgtatgctcgtccgtgggcctagtcgatagTGCATGCTCTTCCACGTGCTAAGACGAGAATATATgttatctcgggggcccaatcgggagtgtACTATGCCCAAACGCTTGGTTCGTGGATGGTCAAGTGGCTGTTTGCTAGGATGCTGCTGGAGAAGTTCTTCATCTGCTTTTGTCCTACTTTGGGACACCTCGTTTTGGGCACGTTGCATCTTGGTGCGCTGTaagagctggttcaccaaggttGTTTGCTGTGCTAGGGCTCTTGTCAACTATATGACTtgttgagacaagtgttgttcaccatttggattcgaaaagcttggaaggaatgtgcctccttaagcagtggaaatgtggtagactttgggcgtgagatttgagttgggaaatgtcaaatccgtggaGAAATGTGGTAAGAATGCCCTCGGTTCGATCGTAAGCCCAAAAATTTGAAACCGGGatggttgaactaatcttggaccGAATTGGGctacgagagtgggctgctcggctgaaacaggctgggccacgagagtaggCTGGGCTATGGGAGTGGACTGCTGgtcgggagcaggctaggcTACGAGAGTGGGCTGTTCGATGGGAGCAGACTGGGCTGCTTGTCGGGaataggctgggccacgagagtgggctgctcagcTAGAGAAGGCTGGGCCATGGGAGTTAACTGCTTGTGgggagcaggctaggccacAAGAGTGGGCAGCTCAATGTGAGTAGGATGGGCTATGGGAGTGGGCCGCTCATCGGGAGCAAGTTGGGATGTGGGAACAGGCAAGGCTGCGGAAGCAGGCTGCTCGGCGTTGATGCtcgtgaatgcgaggcttgagCTCGACTTGGCAATGCATAGGGCTCGCGTTGGGCATGGAGTGACATGGCTCAGGCTGTGGTGGTGGAgtcatggacctcgccgtgggtgATTACCATGgtggccaccgcggtggttgccATGGTTGAGCCTTGTGGTGGCGGTGCCGCTCCCCCTAAGATCACATTTAGTCTTGTGGATCACCGgggtcccatttcttgaatattggaattttcacttgtggaattttctaaatttctagctaTTGTATTtcacgttttatcaaagaatatttgcaaataaaaatttctatTAATAAGAACGCACGAAAAATACAAATGGACTAGTAAatagagaaaatagagaaaaaacctttttgtgtgagagtcttctacgagtgtgaatctcaactctcaatgaaagcaccaatttgtggatgcaaattttcatcttcttcttcttggacaaaattgcacctacaaaacaattaacacctttggtcaaggccaagaacctcacgcgcccacaatgaataggggggctttggccgaagaacctctgatgccaaagttagaatttagagagaaaaagtgtttagaggatttttgggagttttgcaaaaGTATCaacttagctttttagaagaaatagggtcatatatatagggaatggggtgtggccggcctttaagtgtgttttggggtgttatttggtgattcaattagcaattaatatattaattaggtataaatatattaattggctaattatcataataaaagaagtgttttgggaggtttttggaggttatggaatgaggatggatgagataaatttgaacttgttacctattttgggtactcctgatttggttgatAAATGATTCTCCACTACTCGCGTGTAAGAGAcctggtatgcctcaagggtaaatttgtcatcttcacccaaaaatccacgtgtcgccttgtgattatttttggctccgcAATATTTCAATTaggttttggtttattttatcAAATATCCCTTAAATAGTACTTCAAACATCACTTtactctttcttttttattctatTGACTTTCATTCTATATTTCTTTTATATTTCACAAATATTATACCGCCATCTAAATGAATCGAACATAAAAATTCtcacttataaaaaaaaaaaaaaatatatatatatatatatataaatatcactAAATTACAGTATTAATTGCTATCAATACAAAAGACTTAGATCTATTGCTTAGGTGGTAGTTGCACCAAATGAGTGTTTAATTGGAAACCCATTATCATGCTACTTATAAAGAAAGGAATCTAGGATACCTTTCTTTCCATATGATTATTAAATCATTGATTCATAATGTCTTAAGGAGATATGCATGCACTAAATAAGTAGTACTTACCACATGTTATAAAAGTCCACATATGCACATGCTAATGTTTGTTGCTAGGTGGGGAGATCACATGTTTTGGCCATACCTCCATGTTCCAAATCAAGTGCTAACTTGTAGTTCGATTTCTAGCGCTGATTAATCACATATATGGtcaagaaaaagataaaatactTATGTGAGTTTTCCCAATTTTAAAAAAGGTGGACTACCATGACAAAATAATAATCtggtcgaaaaaaaaaatcaagttgtaattatatttatgcacaAGTGAGCAAATTAAAGGCTCGTCTTAGGAAATGAATCATCTCCAAATCTCTTCCATCATGTCCACCAATATCACAAATTCGggcctttaaaatttgatcaaacggttaaaattattataatttttaaaatgaacACCTATTTGtagtcgttgaatcaaatttcaaacgttCGATTTTATGACCTTGGTGAACTTAATGGAAAGAATCCGAAAATAATCCCTTCCCATCGTCTTACATCACTCCTTAAAATAGTGCCAAAACGAAACCTTAATGTATCAAATTGCAcagaattaattttttttttcgttattATTTTTTCACTAAAaccaaaatttcacaaatcccTAGTCCTCCGAGAATAAACATTTAATAATCAACAACAAACCAAAGTAATTCCAAACGTCGCCCGTCGAGAGTCGTCAGGTAGTGCAGCTGGCAGCTCCACCACAATCCGATATAAAAGGCCGACGAACAAGTTAAAGTCACCGACGTGCCCACTCGCAATTCCTTCTGTCATCGATTCAttgctttaattcttcttcacgCCCAAAGTCAACACGCCTCGCACGATTCTCAATCAAATCCTCCATGATAGTCGGagctccctcctcctcctcctcctccgcctaTCCCGCCGCAGAACCTCCGCGAAACGCCTCTCCATCGCCACCCCCAAGGCTGCCTCCCAGCTTTCAAGGTACTGTACCGTCTGTATTCCGTGGCTCCTCAGATCTGTAGTGCCG is a window from the Malus domestica chromosome 16, GDT2T_hap1 genome containing:
- the LOC103402856 gene encoding uncharacterized protein; amino-acid sequence: MATPSPPLTVFTVLNESKRIVNAHSRHFLALSVLFLLPLAFSSTVYPTIQNLLADRVRDNPKLFLEISTLDAQRRQPIIPAKTLLVALAFSLFAVVFSLCALGSITYSVFHGFYGRPVKLVSAVKSVASSFLPLLGTALISQILILLVFILFGLFVFLVVRSAELMGFEIEYYSPYFIGFVAVVVAALFLVLLHLQVNWTLAGVVVVLESKWGFESLTRSANLIKGMRGVALCLLMFFGFFLGVLGFCSWVSALDLKGDTDGWKSWAFVVQIVVTATSLVLLMLYNAAANAVLYMYCRAVNGELATEIAEEFAREYVSLPFDNGKVPHVVSVAYA
- the LOC139192773 gene encoding uncharacterized protein yields the protein MTVLTFITFLLFLLISSLCAVGSITHNAFHGLHDRPVALYSAIKSGLASFFPLLGTLVVSQIVVLSIFISFGVFLSLGVGVMEESWSAYFRAVSAAGLFALLLYLQVMWSLAFAVVVVESKWGFGALIRSWRLVCGMRLRGVVSCLMVLSGALSSILGLFSWLLEVASESRAAAWKSWAIAVLLAVTTILQMVVLLYHAVAITIVYRKAAVGGGEEVSNPVDYVQLDMGDDELVSASVASV